From the genome of Longispora fulva:
GCGTGCATCAATGCGCGCCGGCTATGCGTGTACACGCAGATTCCGCGCACCGATCGGCCGTGTCCTGTCATATATTGCACGTTCGCCATGTCGCCGTCAGGCGGTCGCGTGGACCCGCGTCCCGGGCTCCGCGGGAGCCTCGTGCTCCACCGGCGCGGCGGTCGGTGCGGCCCCGGATCCGGCGAGCCGGGAGACGACGCCGGCCACGACCTCCGGGGCCCGCAGGATCCGCCGGTGCCCCAGGCCCTCCGTGGACCACAGATCCGCCCCCGGCCACGCCGCGACCACGGCCCCGGCGTCGGAATGGCGCACCTCCTTGTCGCCCGCGTCGTGCACGACCAGGGCCTTCGGCAGCGCCGACACGGCGGCCCTGGCCCGGGCCGGGATGTCGAAGTCGCTCATCCGGCGCTTGACCCGCCGCTCCAGCTTCGTCAGGAACCCGGTCCGCACCGCCTCGCTGATGCCGAACGCCGCGGCGAAGTCCCGGGTGTACGGGATCGGGTCCGCCGCCGCCGCGACCAGCACCAGGTGCTCGGTGCGCAACCCGTCGAGGACGGCGATCGCCGCGGCAGACCCGCCGAGGGAGTGCCCGATGACCGCGTGCGCGGGGCCGACCGCCTCCACGACCCGGGTCAGCGCGACCGACAGCTCGGGCAGCAGCCCGCGCCCCTTGCCGAACGCGCCCGGGGCGGAGTCGCCGTGGCCGGGCGCGTCGAGCGCCACCACCCGGAACCCGGCGTCCAGCAGTGGCCCGAGGAACCCGCCGAACTGTCCGCGCCAGCCGCCCCAGCCGTGCAGCAGGTACACGATCGGGCCCTCGCCCCAGGACTCGACGACGACGGCCCGCCCGTCGACCGGGACGACGAACTGTTCGCCGGGGGTGTCGAACGGCCGGACCGGGCCCTTCGGGATGGTGCACCACAGCCGTTCGGCGAGGGCGACGGCCGCGGCCGGGGCGACCGTGTCGAGGGTGCGGAAGGTCACTCGAAGAGAACGAACGATCGTGCTTTTTACGAACGAGGAAGCGGCCATGGCGGAGTACTCCTAAAAAATCAGGGTCTGGCGTTGTCGAGGAGAGTGTCGAAGGCTCGCCGGGTCCTGGCCTCCGCGCGTGGATCGCGCATCAGCCGGTGCGAGTGGTAGAAGCCGAGCATCATGCTGTTCAGGTCGTGCGCGAACTGCTCGGCGTCGGCGTCGGCGCGGAAATGGCCCTCGGAGATCCCGGCCCGGACCATCTGCGCGACCGAGTCCAGCATGTCCTGGTGGTCGTGCACGAGCTGGTCGCGGACCAGGCCGTCGCGGTCGTCGAACTCGGTCGCCGCCGACACGAACAGGCAGCCGGCCGCGAAGCTGCGGCCCAACTCCAGCCAGCGGTCGAACATCACCCGCAGCCGGGGCTCGCCGCGCGGGGCCGCCAGGGCCGGGCGGATCACCAGGTCGGTGAAGTTCTCCCTGGCGAAGGCCAGGACCTGTAGTTGCAGGGCCTCCTTGGACCGGAAGTGGCCGAACAGCCCGCTCTTGGACATGTTCGTCGCGGTCGCCAGGGAGCCGATCGTGAGCCCCTCGAGGCCGAGCCGGGCGGCGATCGTCGTCGCCTCCTCCAGCACGGCCTGCTTGGTCAGCTCGCCCTTGCTCATGTCAGCCATTCTGCGCACGGTCGTGCGGAAGTGTCAACCGCCGGACGATCTCCAGCGCGTCCTCGACGCTCCCGGTGACGTCCGGGATGGGGTAGAGCACCCCGCGCACGGTCCGGCCGGCGTCGACCACCAGGGTCAGCCGCTTGAGCCGGGCGGTGCCGGCCGCGCGGAAGGTCGGCAGCCGCAGCGCCGTGGCCAGTTCCAGGTCGCCGTCGGACAGCAGCGGGAACCGGATCCGCTCGGCGCTGGCGAACGCCGCCTGCTCGGCCGGGGTCTGGGTGCTCACCCCGTGCACGGTCGCACCGAGGGCCGCGAACTCGCCGAGCCGGTCGCGGTAGGTGCACGACTCCAGGGTGCAGCCGGCCGCGCCCGGCACGCCCGCCGCGCCCAGGCCGGTGCCGGGGTAGCAGTACAGCACCGTCCATGGTGTCGCGGCGACCGGATCAAGACCTTCCAGGACCGGGATCCGGGAACCGACGAGAGCGCGCACCCTGGCCGCCTCGGTCGAGTCCGCGCTCGCCGTCGCCGTCGCCGTGCCGTCGCCCATCAGCCACCGGTCCCCCCAGTCCTGGAGCGCGACCAGCACGGGCAGCAGCCCCCGGCCGAGATCCGTCAGCACGTACTCCGAGCGCGGCGGCCGGTCGGTGTACGGCCGGCGCTCCAGCACCCGGTGCCCGACGAGGTCGCCGAGCCGCTCGGTGAGCACCTTGCGGGACACGCCCAGCGACGCCCGCAACTCCTCGAACCGGTGCAGCCCCCGGGCCACGTCGCGCAGCACGAGCAGGCTCCACCAGTCGCCGACCACGTCGAGGGCCTGGGCGATGGCGCAGGCCGGGTCCTGCAACCGGGTTGTGCGGTCCATGCGCCCCAGTCTAGGGTCAGTTCCGAAAAGAGACTTACTCGGAGGCACTCTCATGCGCGACATCCCCCGACTGGTCTGGGTCCTGGCCGGCGGCCGGTTCGTCAACGCGATCGGCTCGTTCGTGTCGATCTACCTGTTCCTGTACCTGACCGGCCCCCGGCACCTGACCCTCGGCCACGCGGCGGCCGTCAGTGCGGCGCTCGGGGTCGGCGTGCTCGCCGGCAACTTCACCGGCGGCGGGTTCGGGGACCGGTTCGGGCACCGGCGGACCCTGGTGGTCACCTCCGCCGTCGTCGGGGTCGGCATGATCGCGGTGCCGTGGCTGCCGTCGGCCGTGCTCGCCGCGCACATGGCCCTCGTCGGCTACGCGGGGGCCACCCTCGGGGTGTCGCAGGGCGCGCTCGTGGCGCTCGCCGTGCCCGAGGGGGACCGGCGCCGGTCCGTGGCGGTCACCCGGGCGGCGTTCAACGCGGGGTGCGTGCTCGGGCCGCCGCTGGGCGCGGTGCTCGCGGCGTACTCGTACACGTGGATGTTCGTGATCGACGGGGTCGTGACCCTGCTGGTGCGGGCGGTGACCACCCGGTTGCTGCCCCGGGAGGATCCCGTCGCCCGGAGTGCGGGGGGCTCCGGGCGACGGGCCCAGGGTCCGACCGGGCGCGGTGGACCCAGGGCGAGCCTGTGGCGGAGTCTGCGCGCCGACCGGCGGCTGCTCACCTTCCTGCCCGCCATCGTCGTCGTCGACCTCGTCTACCGGCAGCTCTACTCGACCCTGCCCGTGCACCTCCGCGACACCGGCCACCCCGTCGGGCTGTACGCGGCGCTGATCGCGATCGGCTCCGGCCTGATCCTGGTGTGCGAGATCCCGGTGACCCTGGCGCTGCGCCGGCTGCCGTCGCTGGGCATCGTGGGCGCCGGGTACCTCCTGGTGGGGGCGGGGTTCGGGCTCTTCGGGGTCAGCTCGGCGGCCTGGGTGGTGATCGGCGGCATGGTGGTGCTCACCGCCGGGGAGATCCTGTACAAGACCACCGCCAACGCGCACGTCGTCGACGCCGCGGCCCCGGAACTCGTCGGCCGCTACCAGGGCCTCTACGTCGGACTCGCCACCAGCGGCACCCTGCTGTCCGCCCCGCTCGGCGCCGCCGTCTACGCCCGGGCCCCCGGTGCGCTCTGGGGACTGTGCGCGGCGCTCGCCGCCGGGGCCGCTGCGCTCGCCTGGTGGTCGGGACGGCCTCCCACCAGGGGCGAACCGCGCGATCCGGTCCCGGCGGCCACCGGTGTCGCGTCCGGCTGACGATCACCCCTTGCCGGTCCCTTGCCTACTCCCTTGTGCCGTTGTTATCGAGGTAACAGCCGTCTTAACGTCCGTTCACCGGGTCAGACATTGATCGTTTTCTCCCCTCTCACGTGACCCGGTGAAGGGATCGACATGTCCAGCAGGAAGATGACGGTCGCCATCGGCGTGGCCGTGGTCGCCGTCGCGGTGACCGGGGTGGGCCTCGCGCAGGCCGGCACCGGCGCCAGTGGCGAAGCCCTGGTGACCGCCAGGAAGCTCAGCCCTCAGGACCGGGCGGCGGCACTCCAGGTGGGGCAGAGCGAGGCCGTGGCCGCCGCGAAGGCGCTCGGCCTCGGCGCGCAGGAGAAGCTCGTCGTCAAGGACGTCGTGGTGGACTCCGACGGCTCCCGGCACGTCCGCTACGACCGCACGTACGCGGGCCTGCCCGTCGTCGGTGGCGACCTGATCGTGCACCGCGCCCCCGGCGGGGCCGTCCGCACCACCCAGAAGGCCGTCGAGGCGAAGGTCACGGTGCCCAGCACCACGCCGAAGATCAGCGGCTCCCAGGCCGCCGCGTCGGCCGCCGCCGGGTTCGCGGCCGGCAAGGCGAGCCCCGAGCTGGTCGTCTACGCCGTTGACGGCACCCCGACGCTGGCCTACCGCAGCACTGTGGAGGGTACTGACGCCGCCGGCCAATACACCAAGTCGGCCGTCGTCACCGACGCGCAGAGCGGCGCGGTGATCACCTCCTACGAGCTGATCCACGACGTCGTCGGCACCGGCAAGGGCCAGCACTCCGGCACGGTCAGCCTCGACACCACCCAAGCCGGCTCGTCGTACTCCATGACCGACCCGGTGCGCGGCAACACCAGGATCTACGACGCGCACGGCGCGTCGGAGAACTCCCCGTCGCAGGGCGCGACCCTGTTCACCGACGCCGACAACACCTGGGGCTCCGGCACGAGCAGCGACCGGGCCACCGCCGGCGTCGACGCCAACTACGGGCTGGCCAAGACGTGGGACTTCTACAAGAACACGTTCGGCCGCAGCGGGATCCGGGGCGACGGCGTGGGGGCCTCGGCCTACGTGCACGTCGGCTCGAACCTGCTCAACGCGTACTGGCAGGACGACTGCTTCTGCATGGTGTTCGGCGACGGCAACTCGCAGAACAACTACACCCCGCTCACCGCGCTCGACGTGGACGGCCACGAGCTGACCCACGGCGTGACGTCGGCGACGGCGGGGCTGCAGTACCAGGGCGAGTCCGGCGGCCTGAACGAGGCCACCTCGGACATCTTCGGCACCACGGTGGAGTTCTACGCGAACAACGCCAGCGATCCCGGTGACTACTACATCGGCGAGAAGATCGGCTGGAACGTCGGCAACGCCGGCGGTCTGCGGCGAATGGACGATCCGACCCTGGACGGCCAGAGCAAGGGTTGCTGGTACTCCGGCGTCGGCAACCTCGACGTGCACCTGTCCTCGGGCGTCGGCAACCACTTCTTCTACCTGCTGTCCGAGGGCAGCGGCGCGAAGACGATCGGCGGCCGGGCGCACAACGGAGTCACCTGCAACAGCTCCACCGTGGCCGGCATCGGCCGGGACAAGGCCATCGCCATCTACTACCGGGCGCTGACCACCTACATGGGCTCGACCACCAACTACTCGCAGGCCCGCACCGCGACCCTCAACGCCGCCAAGGACCTCTACGGCGCGTCGTCGGTCGAGTACTGGCAGACGTCGGTCGCGTGGGCGGCCGTCTCGGTCGGCACCGCCGTGCCGTCGCCGACGACCAGCCCGACCGGCAACCCGACGACCAGTCCCACCGCGTCGCCGACCGCCTCCCCGACCGTCAGCCCGACGGCCGGCCCCGGCGGCAACCTGATCGCGAACCCGGGCTTCGAGTCGGGCGTCACCGGCTGGACCCAGTCCGCGCAGGACATCACCAACAGCACGCAGCAGGCCGCGCACGGCGGCAGCTGGTACGCCTGGATGAACGGCGTGGGCTCGGCCAACACCGAGACCGTGTCCCAGAGCGTCACCATCCCGGCCACCGCCTCGGGCACCCTGACCTTCTGGCTCAAGGTGACCACGGCCGAGAGCGGCTCCACCGTGTACGACACCCTCAAGGTGCAGGCGGGGTCCACGACCCTGGCGACGTACTCCAACGCGAATGCCAGCGCCGGCTATGTACAGAAGAGCGTGAATCTGGCTGCGTACCGTGGTCAGACGATCACGTTGAAGTTCCTGGGCGCGGAGGACGCCTACCTGCAGACGACCTTCCTCGTCGACGACGTGTCGCTGACGTAGACGGCACCCGGCCGGCAGGTCTCCACCCGGGACCTGCCGGCCTTTCGCGTACCCGGGGAGGAAGCGCACACTGTCCCGCATGAGCGATCAACCGACCCTGTTGGGGCGCGAGGACGTTCTCGAACGGTGCCGGGCACAGCTGGACGCGGGTGCCGGCGTGCTGCTGTACGGACCGGCCGGCATCGGCAAGTCCGCGGTCGTGGAGGTCCTGGGCGCCGAAGCCGCCGCCCAGGGGCAGCTCGTCCTGCGCAGCACGCCCTCGGCCGTCGAGGCCGGACTCCCGCACCTGACCCTGTGCGACCTGTTCAGCGGCGTGCTCGACGTGGACCCGCCAGCCCTGCCCGGCCACCTGCGCGCGGCGCTGGAGACCGCGCTGCTGCGCGGGGCGCCCCTCGCCGGGGCCGCCACCGACCAGCTCGCCATCCGGCTCGGCGTCCTGGAACTGCTGCGCGGCCTCGCCCTGCGCGGCACCGTCCTGCTCGTCCTCGACGACGCGCACTGGATCGACCCGGCCAGCGCCGAGGTGCTCGCGTTCGCCGCCCGCAGGCTCGGCGGCCTGCCCGTCCGGATGCTCGTCACCGAACGCGTCGAGCCCGGCGCCGAACCGCTCGCGATCGAGCTGCTCCCGCCACAGGTGACGGAGATCGCGCTCGACGGCCTGCCCGAGACCCTCCTCGGCGAACTGCTGCGCAACCGCCTGGACATGCCGCTCACCGGCGACACCCTCGGCCGGGTCCGCGCGTCCAGCGGCGGCAACCCGCTCTACGCCCTCGAACTCGGCCGGGCCCTGCGCCGCCGGGGCGAGCCGGTCCGCCCGGACGAGCCGCTGCCCGTCCCCGACCGGCTCCGGCCACTGCTGTCCGCCCGGCTCGCCGAACTGCCGGTCGCGGCCATGCCCGCGCTGCTCCTCGTCGCCGCGGCGGCCCGGCCCGGGCGCGAACTGCTGCCCACCGACGACCCCGGGCTCGCCGTCGGGCTGGCCACCGGGGTGCTGGGCCTGTCCCCGGGCGGCGAACTGCGGTTCA
Proteins encoded in this window:
- a CDS encoding alpha/beta fold hydrolase, which gives rise to MTFRTLDTVAPAAAVALAERLWCTIPKGPVRPFDTPGEQFVVPVDGRAVVVESWGEGPIVYLLHGWGGWRGQFGGFLGPLLDAGFRVVALDAPGHGDSAPGAFGKGRGLLPELSVALTRVVEAVGPAHAVIGHSLGGSAAAIAVLDGLRTEHLVLVAAAADPIPYTRDFAAAFGISEAVRTGFLTKLERRVKRRMSDFDIPARARAAVSALPKALVVHDAGDKEVRHSDAGAVVAAWPGADLWSTEGLGHRRILRAPEVVAGVVSRLAGSGAAPTAAPVEHEAPAEPGTRVHATA
- a CDS encoding TetR/AcrR family transcriptional regulator, which codes for MSKGELTKQAVLEEATTIAARLGLEGLTIGSLATATNMSKSGLFGHFRSKEALQLQVLAFARENFTDLVIRPALAAPRGEPRLRVMFDRWLELGRSFAAGCLFVSAATEFDDRDGLVRDQLVHDHQDMLDSVAQMVRAGISEGHFRADADAEQFAHDLNSMMLGFYHSHRLMRDPRAEARTRRAFDTLLDNARP
- a CDS encoding winged helix-turn-helix transcriptional regulator; the protein is MDRTTRLQDPACAIAQALDVVGDWWSLLVLRDVARGLHRFEELRASLGVSRKVLTERLGDLVGHRVLERRPYTDRPPRSEYVLTDLGRGLLPVLVALQDWGDRWLMGDGTATATASADSTEAARVRALVGSRIPVLEGLDPVAATPWTVLYCYPGTGLGAAGVPGAAGCTLESCTYRDRLGEFAALGATVHGVSTQTPAEQAAFASAERIRFPLLSDGDLELATALRLPTFRAAGTARLKRLTLVVDAGRTVRGVLYPIPDVTGSVEDALEIVRRLTLPHDRAQNG
- a CDS encoding MFS transporter, encoding MRDIPRLVWVLAGGRFVNAIGSFVSIYLFLYLTGPRHLTLGHAAAVSAALGVGVLAGNFTGGGFGDRFGHRRTLVVTSAVVGVGMIAVPWLPSAVLAAHMALVGYAGATLGVSQGALVALAVPEGDRRRSVAVTRAAFNAGCVLGPPLGAVLAAYSYTWMFVIDGVVTLLVRAVTTRLLPREDPVARSAGGSGRRAQGPTGRGGPRASLWRSLRADRRLLTFLPAIVVVDLVYRQLYSTLPVHLRDTGHPVGLYAALIAIGSGLILVCEIPVTLALRRLPSLGIVGAGYLLVGAGFGLFGVSSAAWVVIGGMVVLTAGEILYKTTANAHVVDAAAPELVGRYQGLYVGLATSGTLLSAPLGAAVYARAPGALWGLCAALAAGAAALAWWSGRPPTRGEPRDPVPAATGVASG
- a CDS encoding M4 family metallopeptidase, which gives rise to MSSRKMTVAIGVAVVAVAVTGVGLAQAGTGASGEALVTARKLSPQDRAAALQVGQSEAVAAAKALGLGAQEKLVVKDVVVDSDGSRHVRYDRTYAGLPVVGGDLIVHRAPGGAVRTTQKAVEAKVTVPSTTPKISGSQAAASAAAGFAAGKASPELVVYAVDGTPTLAYRSTVEGTDAAGQYTKSAVVTDAQSGAVITSYELIHDVVGTGKGQHSGTVSLDTTQAGSSYSMTDPVRGNTRIYDAHGASENSPSQGATLFTDADNTWGSGTSSDRATAGVDANYGLAKTWDFYKNTFGRSGIRGDGVGASAYVHVGSNLLNAYWQDDCFCMVFGDGNSQNNYTPLTALDVDGHELTHGVTSATAGLQYQGESGGLNEATSDIFGTTVEFYANNASDPGDYYIGEKIGWNVGNAGGLRRMDDPTLDGQSKGCWYSGVGNLDVHLSSGVGNHFFYLLSEGSGAKTIGGRAHNGVTCNSSTVAGIGRDKAIAIYYRALTTYMGSTTNYSQARTATLNAAKDLYGASSVEYWQTSVAWAAVSVGTAVPSPTTSPTGNPTTSPTASPTASPTVSPTAGPGGNLIANPGFESGVTGWTQSAQDITNSTQQAAHGGSWYAWMNGVGSANTETVSQSVTIPATASGTLTFWLKVTTAESGSTVYDTLKVQAGSTTLATYSNANASAGYVQKSVNLAAYRGQTITLKFLGAEDAYLQTTFLVDDVSLT